From a single Miscanthus floridulus cultivar M001 chromosome 8, ASM1932011v1, whole genome shotgun sequence genomic region:
- the LOC136475371 gene encoding uncharacterized protein: MKGRVHFYTRNNPSTGQHFLRSYSKGQKRTEYDVGHEVLTFGDGIETLEWKATIDPPYPINARTPICLPGFFYWSAVQSVADVDHGKLATDVILRSSMRDDTFTVHPNPPCRSCLSPNDLMCELSGKLCYVHSPSLCEVSIWLAQDGQNIITWSLRCRVNLPIPRILHVYACASADQGTVFLSVDARHLFKCNLHDGSLETVVSMPYGLLYDHGEGVNFVIGSRPFSHLMVPYVESLLRLEPC; the protein is encoded by the coding sequence ATGAAAGGGAGAGTACATTTCTATACCAGAAATAACCCTAGTACAGGGCAACACTTCTTGCGCTCATACAGTAAAGGACAAAAACGTACAGAATATGACGTTGGACATGAGGTCTTGACGTTTGGTGATGGCATAGAGACATTGGAATGGAAAGCCACCATTGATCCACCTTACCCTATCAACGCCAGGACTCCTATTTGCTTGCCAGGATTCTTCTATTGGAGTGCGGTCCAGTCCGTGGCTGACGTTGACCACGGCAAGCTCGCCACAGATGTTATCCTTCGATCCAGCATGCGCGATGATACGTTCACGGTGCACCCCAATCCTCCATGCAGGAGCTGCCTAAGTCCCAATGACCTTATGTGTGAGCTAAGTGGCAAGCTGTGCTATGTCCACTCCCCCTCCCTGTGCGAAGTCTCCATTTGGTTAGCACAAGATGGACAAAACATAATAACATGGTCACTACGTTGTCGTGTCAATCTGCCCATACCAAGGATTCTTCATGTTTATGCTTGTGCTTCAGCTGATCAAGGCACGGTATTCCTCTCCGTGGATGCCCGGCACCTTTTCAAGTGCAACCTCCATGATGGATCTCTTGAAACAGTAGTCAGTATGCCATATGGCTTGTTGTATGACCACGGGGAAGGGGTAAATTTCGTCATTGGTTCACGCCCTTTTTCGCATTTAATGGTGCCATATGTGGAATCTTTGCTGCGTCTTGAACCATGCTAG